The proteins below come from a single Tachypleus tridentatus isolate NWPU-2018 chromosome 13, ASM421037v1, whole genome shotgun sequence genomic window:
- the LOC143237799 gene encoding uncharacterized protein LOC143237799 — MLAIYQLGQRRGEENRAQHGKEKDIRRPGRTFKEMAVQNRNAAACAILLCIYCSGLALVMSGIAVTCVGILLPDFRDNRTPWIVIGPTLIVIGVLVLLLSIEIIIKLRKVAPSDDSESQAESHRKPKRKPNSWNQHVGSQKASGQESCKPPTTNFNRMKQPTIIIEPATPILLDPSSLAT, encoded by the coding sequence ATGTTAGCGATATATCAACTGGGGCAAAGACGGGGTGAAGAAAACCGTGCCCAACATGGAAAAGAAAAGGACATACGACGCCCCGGGCGGACTTTCAAAGAGATGGCAGTGCAAAACCGAAACGCAGCCGCTTGCGCAATTCTTTTGTGCATCTATTGTTCTGGTTTGGCTCTGGTCATGTCGGGTATTGCTGTAACTTGCGTTGGTATACTGTTACCAGATTTCCGTGACAATAGGACTCCTTGGATAGTGATTGGACCAACTCTCATTGTCATTGGTGTATTGGTGTTATTGTTATCCATAGAAATTATTATTAAGCTCCGTAAGGTGGCACCTTCTGATGACTCAGAGTCTCAAGCCGAGTCTCACAGAAAACCTAAACGAAAACCAAATAGTTGGAATCAACACGTGGGTTCTCAAAAGGCTAGCGGCCAAGAATCTTGCAAACCGCCCACAACGAACTTCAACAGGATGAAACAACCAACTATTATAATAGAACCAGCGACACCAATACTTCTTGACCCTTCCTCTTTAGCAACTTAA